A window of Candidatus Poribacteria bacterium contains these coding sequences:
- a CDS encoding phosphoribosylaminoimidazolesuccinocarboxamide synthase has product MEVLASLVRQAQAGNLDAYGAVVHRFQDMAVGYAYSILGDFHLAEDASQEAFIEAYRTLAQLRDPAAFPGWFRLIVRKHCNRLTRGARLEIIPLETAVEMPSAEKSPVEIALERELQADVLAAIKALPENQRSVTTLFYMNNYSQKEISEFLEVPVTTVKKRLHDARKRLKEGLIDMMRDDLRERGKVRDLYDLGEQLLIISTDRISAFDVVLPNGIPYKGQILTGLSEFWFDYTKSIVDNHIITTDVSQYPDVLQTDAEVLKGRSMLVRKANRIDIECVVRGYIAGSAWSEYKQDGTVCGEKLPAGLTESERLPEPIFTPATKAKQGEHDENISIAEMEEAIGKALSDKIIQTSFALFEAASEHAEKAGIILCDTKFEFGQIDGQLILIDEVFTPDSSRFWLKDAYQPGSSPPSFDKQYVRDYLSDIGWDKEPPAPELPAEVIRQTSEKYLEAYRLIVGRELL; this is encoded by the coding sequence ATGGAAGTGTTGGCATCATTAGTAAGACAAGCGCAAGCTGGAAATCTGGACGCATACGGGGCGGTTGTCCATCGTTTTCAAGACATGGCAGTGGGTTACGCTTATTCGATACTTGGTGATTTTCATCTGGCTGAAGACGCTTCACAAGAGGCATTTATCGAAGCCTATCGAACCTTGGCTCAACTCCGTGACCCCGCTGCTTTCCCGGGCTGGTTTCGCCTGATTGTCAGAAAGCACTGTAATCGACTCACACGTGGAGCGCGGCTTGAAATCATACCGCTGGAAACGGCCGTTGAGATGCCTTCCGCCGAGAAAAGTCCGGTTGAAATCGCTTTGGAACGGGAGCTGCAAGCGGACGTGTTAGCTGCAATAAAGGCGCTTCCAGAAAACCAGCGCTCAGTGACGACACTCTTCTATATGAATAACTATTCACAGAAAGAAATTTCCGAGTTTTTGGAGGTGCCTGTGACAACAGTTAAGAAGCGACTCCATGACGCTCGGAAGCGGTTAAAGGAAGGATTGATTGATATGATGCGAGATGATCTGAGAGAGAGAGGTAAAGTCCGAGATCTCTATGACCTCGGCGAGCAATTATTAATTATCTCAACGGACCGAATTTCGGCGTTTGATGTTGTGCTGCCAAATGGGATTCCGTACAAAGGACAAATCCTGACCGGACTCTCTGAGTTCTGGTTTGACTACACAAAATCAATCGTCGATAATCACATTATCACTACTGATGTTTCACAGTATCCTGACGTGCTGCAGACTGATGCGGAAGTGCTCAAAGGGCGATCCATGCTTGTGCGGAAGGCGAATCGAATTGATATCGAGTGCGTCGTGCGGGGATACATCGCGGGATCTGCGTGGTCGGAGTATAAACAGGACGGAACGGTATGTGGGGAAAAGCTGCCGGCAGGGCTAACCGAATCAGAGCGGTTGCCGGAGCCCATCTTTACGCCTGCCACGAAAGCGAAACAGGGGGAACATGATGAGAACATCTCAATCGCAGAGATGGAGGAGGCGATTGGAAAGGCTTTGTCGGATAAAATTATCCAGACTAGTTTTGCGCTGTTTGAAGCCGCGAGCGAGCATGCCGAAAAGGCCGGAATCATCCTCTGCGACACCAAGTTTGAATTTGGGCAAATTGATGGTCAACTGATTCTCATCGATGAGGTCTTCACCCCCGATTCATCTCGCTTTTGGCTCAAGGATGCGTATCAGCCCGGCAGTTCCCCACCCAGTTTTGACAAACAGTATGTTCGTGACTATCTGAGTGATATTGGCTGGGATAAAGAGCCCCCGGCACCGGAACTGCCAGCGGAGGTCATCCGTCAAACCAGCGAAAAATATCTGGAGGCGTATCGCCTGATTGTTGGGCGGGAGTTGTTGTAA
- a CDS encoding SDR family oxidoreductase — protein MRLKDRVAIVTGGGGGMGTGISLCLAREGANIVVSDVNLEAAQGCVEKIEETGQRGLAVQSDVTKETDCTALVEETLKTFGQVDILVNNAGHFGENLGLPFTNQTEADWDDNLAVHVKGPFFLCKAVASHMIERKFGKIINISSIAAKRDPQIAPAYAAAKNALLNLTRLVAKDFGPHNINVNAICPGMLWTGFWHRLAPLIAENDPTYADLEPRALFEQWVKQNTPLQREQTPEDIGNLVVFLSSEEARNITGQTIHVDGGVAMG, from the coding sequence ATGCGTTTGAAAGATCGAGTTGCTATTGTCACCGGCGGCGGTGGCGGGATGGGGACCGGTATCAGCCTATGTCTCGCTAGGGAAGGTGCGAACATCGTCGTGTCGGACGTAAATCTTGAGGCTGCACAGGGATGTGTGGAAAAGATCGAAGAGACAGGTCAACGCGGATTGGCAGTCCAATCAGATGTGACCAAGGAAACAGATTGCACTGCCCTAGTGGAGGAAACCCTCAAAACGTTCGGACAGGTGGATATCCTTGTCAACAACGCAGGACATTTTGGTGAGAATCTTGGGCTGCCGTTCACCAACCAAACGGAGGCAGATTGGGATGATAACTTAGCCGTCCACGTCAAGGGTCCCTTCTTCCTCTGTAAAGCCGTTGCTTCGCACATGATCGAGCGGAAATTTGGGAAGATTATTAATATTTCGTCAATTGCAGCAAAGCGAGATCCGCAGATTGCACCGGCTTACGCCGCCGCGAAGAATGCTCTGTTGAACCTGACACGGTTGGTGGCTAAAGACTTTGGACCCCATAACATCAACGTTAATGCGATCTGTCCGGGGATGCTCTGGACCGGGTTCTGGCACAGGCTCGCGCCGTTAATCGCCGAGAACGACCCGACTTACGCAGATCTTGAACCGCGTGCCCTGTTCGAGCAGTGGGTCAAACAGAACACACCACTCCAACGGGAGCAGACACCGGAGGATATCGGCAACCTAGTCGTCTTCCTGTCGTCGGAGGAGGCTCGAAACATCACCGGACAAACCATCCATGTCGATGGCGGCGTGGCCATGGGATAG
- a CDS encoding calcium/sodium antiporter: protein MWLFVIIAITLYLLGKGADILVDEAVTLSTRWGIPQTLIGATIVSLGTTTPEAAVSVLAAVQGDPDIALGNAVGSIICDTGLILGTAALIAPLPLNRKIVNRQGWLQLGAGFLLVIACLPFGSLGATFAEGGRLPQVMGFVFLILLAAYMWQSIRWSRDADSDSTMEMDQSHEDSANTVLVVAKLVLGIILVVASSVVLIPAVKIVAERVRVPESIIAATLVAFGTSLPEFVTAVTAARRGHGALAVGNVIGADILNVLFVAGASAAVTGAGLEAPTHFFRLLFPLMLFILVVFRVGIFVSGDSLKRPFGVILIAAYLFVTILSYKITGG, encoded by the coding sequence ATTTGGCTTTTTGTCATCATTGCGATCACTCTTTATCTGCTTGGAAAAGGAGCGGATATACTGGTCGATGAAGCGGTTACTCTTTCAACGAGGTGGGGCATTCCACAGACGCTTATCGGAGCGACAATTGTGAGCCTTGGGACAACGACACCCGAAGCCGCTGTTTCCGTTCTCGCTGCCGTCCAAGGGGATCCGGATATCGCCCTTGGGAATGCGGTAGGGTCGATTATTTGTGACACTGGGCTTATTCTCGGTACTGCTGCGCTTATCGCTCCTCTACCACTCAATCGGAAAATTGTCAATCGCCAAGGCTGGTTGCAACTGGGAGCGGGATTTCTGTTAGTGATTGCCTGCCTGCCCTTCGGTTCGTTGGGAGCAACCTTTGCAGAGGGCGGTCGTCTCCCGCAGGTGATGGGCTTTGTTTTTCTCATTTTACTTGCCGCTTATATGTGGCAGTCGATTCGTTGGTCGCGCGATGCCGACAGCGACAGCACGATGGAAATGGATCAGAGCCACGAAGATTCCGCTAATACGGTGCTGGTCGTCGCCAAGTTGGTTCTTGGCATCATATTGGTGGTTGCCTCCTCAGTGGTATTGATTCCGGCGGTTAAAATTGTCGCCGAAAGAGTGAGAGTTCCCGAAAGCATCATTGCCGCTACATTGGTGGCATTCGGAACCTCTCTGCCAGAGTTTGTAACCGCGGTGACTGCTGCAAGGAGGGGACATGGCGCACTTGCGGTAGGAAACGTTATCGGTGCCGATATTCTCAACGTGCTTTTTGTCGCTGGTGCGTCTGCTGCCGTAACGGGTGCTGGCTTAGAAGCACCAACACACTTTTTCCGTCTGCTTTTCCCACTGATGCTATTTATCTTGGTTGTTTTTCGCGTTGGCATATTTGTTTCGGGCGACAGCTTGAAACGTCCTTTTGGTGTTATACTTATCGCTGCATACCTGTTTGTGACAATTCTGAGTTACAAAATTACGGGAGGCTAA
- a CDS encoding phytanoyl-CoA dioxygenase family protein translates to MGLDTKYDIDQMMEEWRINGFIVFEDLIPTETIDRILEAWIPIRDRDIERQGKYPPRGYHRYNVRVPFERPFVAPEIFEHPALVAFLERVLGPDYVWTHFDSNIPLPGTDYQRWHRDGKASLFPGIKTPAFSVGVKFPLVDTNEENGSFEVIPGTQYVGEEGLPTNLNDVFGEGLNRRGNYHPIRLNLKKGSLWVQDPRNFHRGTPNRSDHPRDELCMAFSVPWLFSQWLHEYTEKHFPRDLWESLPPHAQKVLKWQRVKDE, encoded by the coding sequence ATGGGCTTGGATACGAAATATGACATCGATCAGATGATGGAGGAGTGGCGGATTAATGGCTTCATCGTTTTCGAGGATCTGATACCGACAGAAACAATAGATCGTATCCTTGAGGCGTGGATACCAATTCGAGACCGCGACATCGAGCGGCAGGGGAAGTATCCGCCCCGCGGCTATCATCGCTATAACGTGCGCGTACCTTTCGAGCGACCTTTTGTAGCCCCGGAGATCTTTGAGCATCCTGCCCTCGTTGCGTTTTTGGAGCGTGTGCTGGGTCCCGATTATGTCTGGACGCACTTCGACTCAAATATACCGCTGCCGGGAACAGATTATCAGCGGTGGCACCGGGACGGCAAAGCCTCCCTGTTTCCGGGAATTAAGACGCCAGCATTCTCTGTGGGCGTCAAGTTTCCACTTGTTGACACAAACGAGGAGAATGGGAGCTTTGAAGTAATTCCGGGAACGCAGTATGTGGGTGAGGAGGGCTTACCCACTAACCTGAACGACGTTTTTGGCGAGGGACTCAATCGCCGCGGCAACTACCACCCAATCCGCCTCAATCTGAAGAAAGGGTCTCTCTGGGTGCAAGACCCACGCAATTTCCATCGCGGTACACCGAATAGATCAGACCACCCGCGTGATGAACTGTGTATGGCATTCAGCGTCCCGTGGCTGTTCAGCCAATGGCTGCATGAGTACACCGAAAAGCATTTTCCAAGAGATCTCTGGGAAAGCCTACCTCCCCACGCACAAAAGGTGTTGAAATGGCAGCGGGTGAAAGATGAGTGA
- a CDS encoding DsbA family oxidoreductase yields the protein MKTINVTVYSDYVCPYCYIGAARVHQLQQEYDPPIVWKSFELHPEAPAGGIPSSMFYQNNPNLKRISENAQQLAAAANLQLPDHVIYSNSRLALELGEFAEQSGKGEPFRAALFDSYFEQIQDMGDESVLLDIVEEVGLAREAAAECLSERTMKACVDLQIQEARGYGITGVPTFIIGKYMVVGAQPYSVLKQAFELGLEEGEAG from the coding sequence ATGAAAACAATCAACGTAACAGTTTACTCTGACTATGTTTGTCCATACTGCTACATCGGTGCAGCGCGAGTACACCAACTGCAACAGGAGTACGATCCGCCGATTGTTTGGAAGAGTTTTGAGCTTCACCCGGAAGCACCGGCGGGCGGCATCCCATCATCAATGTTTTATCAGAACAATCCGAATCTCAAACGGATTTCTGAAAACGCACAGCAGTTGGCGGCGGCTGCCAATCTGCAACTCCCCGATCACGTCATTTATTCTAATTCCCGACTTGCACTAGAGTTGGGTGAATTTGCCGAGCAATCCGGGAAAGGTGAACCGTTCCGAGCAGCACTATTTGACTCATACTTCGAGCAGATACAGGATATGGGAGATGAATCGGTGCTTTTAGACATTGTTGAAGAAGTTGGACTTGCGAGAGAGGCAGCAGCTGAATGTCTCTCCGAGCGCACGATGAAAGCCTGTGTCGATTTACAGATACAGGAAGCAAGAGGATATGGTATCACCGGTGTCCCAACATTCATCATTGGAAAATATATGGTTGTCGGTGCACAGCCTTATTCCGTGCTCAAACAGGCGTTTGAGTTGGGGTTGGAAGAAGGGGAAGCCGGCTAA
- a CDS encoding site-specific DNA-methyltransferase has product MKTSHKILFQDARNLKEIPSESVDLVVTSPPYPMIDMWDDMFSTQNPEIRKALANGDGRQAYELIHKILDSVWDELFRVLREGRFACINIGDATRKIKDDFCLYPNHARILNYLLDIGFSALPDILWRKQTNAPNKFMGSGMLPAGAYVTLEHEYILIVRKGSKREFKTEDEKKNRRESALFWEERNIWYSDIWTDIKGTEQKLSNTTARSRSAAFPFDLAYRLINMYSVKGDVILDPFLGTGTTIAAALTSGRNSIGVEIDKSFQQAICPIVCDIVNFSNDYLHDRLITHFEFVKSRIENSGPLKYTNKHYDCPVVTSQEQHILLNDLKEIQACGDNIFEVMYSAKSQGTRPKVVGQLPQKKIS; this is encoded by the coding sequence ATGAAAACTAGCCATAAAATCCTTTTTCAAGATGCGAGAAATTTGAAGGAAATCCCTTCAGAGAGCGTTGATCTGGTAGTTACCTCTCCGCCGTATCCTATGATCGACATGTGGGATGATATGTTTAGCACCCAGAACCCAGAAATTCGGAAGGCATTAGCAAATGGCGATGGTAGACAGGCTTATGAGTTGATACACAAGATTCTCGATTCTGTATGGGATGAACTGTTCAGAGTTCTAAGGGAGGGGCGATTTGCGTGTATCAATATCGGCGATGCGACGCGAAAAATAAAAGACGATTTCTGTTTGTATCCAAATCATGCACGAATCCTGAATTACCTCTTAGATATCGGGTTTTCGGCACTTCCTGATATCCTCTGGCGAAAACAGACCAACGCTCCCAATAAATTTATGGGTTCAGGTATGCTGCCCGCCGGTGCTTATGTGACTCTGGAGCACGAGTACATTTTGATAGTGAGGAAAGGTTCCAAAAGAGAATTTAAGACAGAGGACGAAAAAAAGAACAGACGCGAAAGTGCGCTATTTTGGGAAGAGAGAAATATCTGGTATTCGGATATTTGGACAGATATTAAGGGAACAGAGCAGAAACTTTCTAATACGACCGCCCGATCGAGAAGTGCTGCATTTCCGTTTGATTTAGCGTATCGACTGATCAATATGTACTCTGTGAAAGGCGATGTGATACTCGACCCGTTTTTAGGCACAGGAACCACGATTGCAGCTGCGCTGACATCGGGACGCAATAGTATCGGTGTTGAAATCGACAAAAGTTTTCAGCAGGCAATTTGCCCTATTGTATGCGATATTGTCAATTTTTCAAACGACTATTTGCACGACAGATTGATAACACATTTTGAGTTTGTCAAAAGCCGGATCGAAAATTCGGGACCTTTGAAATATACAAACAAACATTATGACTGTCCGGTGGTGACGAGCCAAGAACAGCATATTCTGTTGAATGACTTAAAAGAGATCCAAGCATGCGGCGATAATATTTTTGAAGTCATGTATTCAGCAAAATCTCAAGGTACACGTCCAAAAGTCGTCGGACAATTGCCCCAAAAGAAAATTTCGTAA
- a CDS encoding Gfo/Idh/MocA family oxidoreductase, with translation MMGEAKQNVRWGILSTARIATKVARAINLADGAELTTIASRTEERAKSWASEHGVEIAYGNYEVLLADPKIDAIYNPLPPSMHAEWTIKAAEQGKHVLCEKPLEANMEKTIEMADACQQHNVQLMDGVMWVHHVRTPVMKRVIDDGNLGQLRRVTAAFTTGWDTIPEDNIRVKKELAGGCLGDLGYYCVRCILWAFDDLPTQVFATARYYRDVELNLSGTLWFEDERVASFDCGYDTASRRWFEVAGTQASIVCDDFVIPRAEDSTRFWVHGAQERNEEHKGGGCIQEVRMIERFSNIVRTGQLEPRWPTEAINTMRVCDALNESARRAQVVQIG, from the coding sequence ATGATGGGTGAAGCGAAACAAAATGTGCGTTGGGGGATTTTGAGCACAGCTAGGATCGCAACGAAGGTTGCACGCGCTATCAACTTGGCAGATGGTGCCGAGTTGACCACGATCGCGAGTCGAACGGAAGAACGTGCCAAAAGCTGGGCGTCTGAGCATGGTGTTGAAATAGCCTACGGAAACTATGAGGTACTCCTCGCAGATCCAAAAATTGATGCCATCTACAACCCGCTACCGCCTTCAATGCACGCCGAATGGACTATCAAAGCGGCGGAACAGGGCAAGCATGTGCTGTGCGAAAAACCGTTGGAAGCAAACATGGAGAAAACAATAGAAATGGCAGATGCCTGTCAGCAGCACAATGTGCAACTGATGGATGGCGTCATGTGGGTGCATCACGTGCGCACCCCTGTAATGAAGCGGGTCATTGATGATGGGAATTTAGGACAGCTGCGCCGGGTGACGGCAGCATTTACCACCGGTTGGGACACAATTCCAGAAGACAACATCCGCGTCAAAAAAGAACTTGCTGGCGGTTGCCTCGGCGATCTCGGTTACTATTGCGTTCGCTGCATTCTCTGGGCATTCGACGATTTACCGACGCAGGTCTTTGCTACTGCACGCTATTATCGTGATGTAGAACTCAACCTGTCGGGCACACTCTGGTTTGAAGACGAGCGGGTAGCCTCATTCGATTGTGGTTATGATACGGCGAGCCGCAGGTGGTTTGAGGTTGCTGGCACCCAAGCCTCTATTGTATGCGACGATTTCGTAATACCCCGGGCAGAGGATTCGACCCGTTTCTGGGTGCACGGTGCACAGGAACGGAACGAGGAACATAAGGGTGGAGGCTGTATCCAAGAGGTGCGTATGATCGAACGGTTTTCAAACATTGTTCGGACTGGGCAGCTTGAGCCGCGCTGGCCAACTGAAGCAATCAATACAATGCGTGTCTGCGACGCATTAAATGAATCTGCGCGACGCGCACAGGTTGTCCAAATTGGGTAG
- a CDS encoding Gfo/Idh/MocA family oxidoreductase translates to MKTYRVNILGCRGRGTAAARAYHAHPRTEIVALCDLVEERLNTLGDEVDVSARFTDLDEMIRQTEPDIVAIPTGTEFHYDLCMRVLEHGVNIEVEKPMCVDLIQADAVIARAQEKGVRTAVHHQGRVGASMQAIGRAYKEGKIGELRYIYGSGKGYYGGYGLMNIGTHMINNMLRFGGRPRSVVTQATTDGHPITPDDIVPSPSGMGTIACEHITASLQFDNNVTGTLLQHRFDKMDSSAYAMELYGSEGRLMWRGDQAWWLPQPHFIPDGEHDQWEALESIYPESYQPDSSAAEADYWFVEEYVRALDEGREHECSGLEGRCVLEVLMGVFESAAYGTRVDLPQENREHPLHHWRREAALNPPSEMPRPYWDWLSTEFERLGR, encoded by the coding sequence ATGAAGACATACCGTGTCAATATTTTAGGATGTCGAGGACGTGGAACAGCGGCAGCCAGAGCGTATCATGCACATCCACGGACAGAAATTGTCGCGCTTTGTGACCTTGTCGAAGAGAGATTGAACACGCTCGGAGACGAGGTTGATGTGTCTGCGCGTTTCACCGATCTGGACGAGATGATTCGTCAAACGGAGCCGGACATTGTGGCTATCCCGACAGGAACGGAATTTCATTATGACCTGTGTATGCGCGTTCTAGAACACGGCGTCAACATTGAGGTCGAAAAGCCGATGTGCGTCGATCTAATCCAAGCCGATGCTGTCATTGCGCGAGCACAGGAGAAAGGTGTGCGCACCGCTGTGCATCATCAAGGACGGGTTGGTGCATCAATGCAAGCGATTGGGCGTGCGTACAAAGAGGGAAAAATCGGCGAGCTGCGATACATCTATGGCAGCGGCAAAGGATACTACGGCGGCTATGGCTTGATGAACATCGGTACGCACATGATTAACAATATGCTTAGGTTCGGTGGTCGTCCCCGTAGTGTGGTCACTCAAGCGACGACAGACGGGCATCCGATCACCCCGGACGATATTGTGCCATCACCGAGCGGGATGGGGACCATTGCCTGTGAGCATATAACAGCATCGCTACAATTTGATAACAACGTGACCGGGACACTTCTTCAGCATCGCTTTGATAAGATGGATTCTTCCGCTTATGCGATGGAGTTGTACGGCAGTGAAGGACGCTTGATGTGGAGAGGGGACCAAGCATGGTGGCTGCCCCAGCCCCATTTTATCCCTGATGGAGAGCATGACCAATGGGAAGCTCTTGAGTCAATCTATCCTGAAAGCTATCAGCCGGACAGCAGCGCAGCAGAGGCAGACTACTGGTTTGTCGAGGAGTATGTCCGCGCCTTGGACGAAGGGCGGGAGCATGAATGCAGCGGATTAGAAGGGCGGTGTGTGTTGGAGGTCTTGATGGGCGTATTTGAATCTGCCGCTTACGGTACGCGCGTAGATCTCCCGCAAGAGAACCGCGAGCATCCATTACACCATTGGCGCAGAGAAGCAGCGTTAAATCCACCCTCTGAGATGCCCCGTCCCTATTGGGATTGGCTCTCAACGGAGTTTGAACGTTTGGGCAGGTAA